The Myxocyprinus asiaticus isolate MX2 ecotype Aquarium Trade chromosome 31, UBuf_Myxa_2, whole genome shotgun sequence genome has a segment encoding these proteins:
- the bloc1s3 gene encoding biogenesis of lysosome-related organelles complex 1 subunit 3 produces MASNTFPTVVQGEASETDSDDEVYITSVPPVQSSSLLSGMKVAGEASETDSEDEEQRALRLASENQQQMLRKDLPPLIVIRNTPASVSGLEDRSPLSRPCPDSGRFNTLLQQKLQESNARLCADVNQSLRQVYQNAARDIRQATTHLNNSQTGIINASHSIRLILDDLKSVSEKIDIITSCHLLPDITMPNPVSGQT; encoded by the coding sequence ATGGCAAGCAACACGTTCCCGACCGTAGTACAGGGCGAAGCATCTGAAACAGACTCGGATGATGAAGTATACATCACCTCTGTCCCACCTGTGCAGTCATCCTCATTATTATCAGGGATGAAGGTGGCAGGAGAGGCATCAGAGACAGACagtgaggatgaggagcagagAGCTCTCAGACTGGCCTCTGAAAACCAACAACAGATGCTCCGTAAAGATTTACCGCCTCTCATCGTGATCAGAAACACACCTGCATCTGTATCCGGACTAGAGGACCGATCACCTCTGTCCAGACCCTGTCCCGATTCAGGCCGGTTTAACACATTACTCCAGCAGAAACTGCAGGAGAGCAATGCACGACTGTGTGCAGATGTCAATCAAAGCCTGAGACAGGTGTATCAGAATGCTGCCAGAGATATAAGACAGGCCACCACTCATCTGAACAACTCTCAAACCGGCATCATCAATGCGTCCCATAGCATTAGACTCATACTGGACGATCTCAAGTCAGTGTCAGAGAAAATCGACATCATTACGAGCTGTCATTTATTGCCCGACATCACCATGCCAAACCCTGTGTCTGGACAGACATAA